CTCGCAGACGTTTCCATCAGCGGTGATTTTTTTCTGCAGCCGGACGAGGCACTGGCGAGCATCAACAGTGCACTTGAGGGGCTGCCCGATGAGTCGAGTCACAGTGCTATGGCAGGTGCCGTTCGCTCTGGCCTCGACGCCGATGTTGTCATGTTCGGTTTTTCGCCCGAAGCGGTTGCCACTGCGGTTCGCCGGGCGCTGGCCAGAGCCACGACGTGGACAGACCACGAATGGGAAATCATTCCCCCGACTCCGCTTTCCACCCATATGCACGTTGCTCTTGATGAGGTACTGGCAGAAGCAGTTGGCAACGGCTCACGTAAGCCCACCCTGCGGTTCTGGGAATGGGAATCACCGTCCGTCGTAATCGGCGGGTTTCAGTCGCTGCAGAACGAAGTGGATCCAGAGGGTGCTCAAAGGCATTCAGTCACTGTTGTCCGGCGCGTCACAGGGGGTGGGGCAATGTTCATGGAGCACGGTAATGCGATCACGTACTCCCTCTACCTGCCGCAGAGCCTGGTGGACGGGCTGAGTTTCGAGGACTCTTATC
This region of Arthrobacter roseus genomic DNA includes:
- a CDS encoding lipoate--protein ligase family protein — protein: MVEDRIPGHGEYKVPGGKLVVADLAVRNGWLADVSISGDFFLQPDEALASINSALEGLPDESSHSAMAGAVRSGLDADVVMFGFSPEAVATAVRRALARATTWTDHEWEIIPPTPLSTHMHVALDEVLAEAVGNGSRKPTLRFWEWESPSVVIGGFQSLQNEVDPEGAQRHSVTVVRRVTGGGAMFMEHGNAITYSLYLPQSLVDGLSFEDSYPFLDAWVMEALEALGIKAWYQPLNDIATDQGKIGGAAQKRFGNGGMLHHVTMSYDINADKMTDVLRIGKEKLSGKGISSAKKRVDPLRRQTGLSRETILDTMVSTFASRYGAKVTGISPEELAEAESRIETKFGTLAWLNRVP